In one Andrena cerasifolii isolate SP2316 chromosome 2, iyAndCera1_principal, whole genome shotgun sequence genomic region, the following are encoded:
- the LOC143366310 gene encoding uncharacterized protein LOC143366310 produces MSNLSVTLILLCGVYGAFAGRRYIAIPVDGIDVIELSPIALPRIPRQADGLVPLALSSIRQEEPESRRLERSNPVLDYVDFGGQTGSNGAFSWYADYPAHH; encoded by the exons ATGAGTAACCTG AGCGTAACACTGATTCTTTTGTGCGGGGTCTACGGTGCTTTCGCTGGTCGTCGTTACATCGCCATACCGGTGGACGGGATCGACGTGATCGAGCTGAGCCCGATCGCCCTGCCAAGAATCCCGCGGCAGGCAGACGGCCTCGTGCCCCTAGCGCTCTCCAGCATTCGCCAGGAGGAACCGGAGAGCCGGCGCCTGGAGCGATCCAACCCCGTTCTGGATTACGTGGACTTCGGCGGACAAACTGGCTCGAACGGAGCTTTCAGCTGGTACGCTGACTACCCGGCGCATCACTGA